The DNA sequence GTCAAAATGAAGGTCACAAACCTTGCACGTTTTGGTCAGCTCTTTGTCCGCGCGGGGAATAGCTCTTTTCCATTTGCTGAGAAGTTCCGGATCCGATGGCGGTGCAAAAAAGTGACGCTTCTGAGTGTTGCTTTTGTACCCGCTCGTACAGCCAGGTGCGTAGCAGGTCGGCATTGCGCTAAGCCCAGCACATCAGAGAAAACACAGCGTACCGACAGAGTTACGAAATGCTTCCGTCCGCGGCCGCACTGTTCGATAGCCCCACAAACAGAGCGCACTGCAAGGTCAAGGTCCTCGCACAGGGGTGAAGACAAACGCAGGCTAAAAGAATCGTGCACAGAAAACACGCAACTGTGCCGCAACTTTTAGTTCAGCCGACCGGCACACGCCGTCAATGCTGCCGCCGGCACCGCGCAACCCGCGACCGCAGCGCCCTCTCAGCGCCTAGGAAGAAATCACGCCCGCCTGGGAAGGCGCAGTTCCGGAACTAAAGcagtatctataaacgttgactGTACCTACCCTCTGCGTGCAATGGTGCCAACCAAGTTGATTTCTCTTGACTAAAGCAACACGCCGCAACGATATAACAGTTGCAAAGTAAGTTTGTGAACCGATCGAGGGATTCTGTGACAACAACAATAGTATATAGACTCTTATAACGTCCTGCAACATTCCTGTCAAATTTTTTTATATACAAAGAGCCTCGACATATGCGAGGCTTCGTAGGTGATTGCCGCAAGTACAGGCACAAGAGAGCTGCGAGTATGACAGAAGCCCTTTACCTGTAAACATTGCAAGCACAGGCAATCAGAAAATAATATTGCCATGCACTGGAGTTGTTTTTGTCTCATTACTGTTCGGCTATTTTCTGCACATTATTTACATCTACATTATCGTGCCAACATTTATTGTAGTGCAGGCGCACTtcgaaataattaaaaaaaaagtgttgtcCATGTGCAGAACTGGGGAGTTCTTATGGCGTTGTGAAGCCGTTCCAAggaaacagtttcttttttttttcttcttttaggtCGTGAACGAGATCAGATTAAGCCGTACTTATTGTGGCACCACTACTGCAACTCGAGAACAGTTGCCTTCTACCCCACCCCAGAGGAAACTATTCCTACTAGTCGAATAAATAACAGCAGATATGTATATCACGCTCCGCGCCCTCTTGGATAGAAACAGGCCAAAGCTTCCTCTCGCCAGGCAAATAAGAACTACTGACGCACAAATTGGCGCGATGTGTCGGCATATGAATTATATCACTTACGTGTTATGGTCAGCAGCACATCCCAGCACCTCCGTCATCGCCGTCTGTCAAGCATTAGTCGACGCTAGCGAATATTGCGGACACGAAGGCACCGCTGCAGGGCTCCGGTCCGCGAACTGGCCGTTGCTGAGACGCCGACGCCACTTGGATATTTAGAGCGTCTGTACCGCCGGATCCTCCAGTAATACAGACCGCACAGCACGGGCTGAACAGTGGGTAGTCGACGCAGACACCAGCACATGCCTCGACATCCGTTAAAGAAAGGCGGGTATGGAGACGCCACATTGTAGTTCAGTGACACTTCGACATTTCAATTGTCATCACCGCCAAGTTCTCAaggaagcacgggtcacacagcgcagattctgtactgccagagctcaccgaggccaaagccgcactgccgcaccgccactactaCTCGCGGATTTCCATCAAGTAAggcagaacctacaaccaacacagaAGTAGAGCGTATACTAGAGTACGACCATTTTCtagtacagtcgagcgcgatttgaaggttatcgcacagaacacctatggcgtcgaccgggaacgcgaacagcgccatggcccagaattctctgccgaggcgagggCGGTATCAGGCCTGCATAGACTACTAACTCTATGCAggcctgcttccctcactctttttgctgttccttcagcagccgtcactccctgctgggctatcagtttctttctttttcgtttttttggtTGTGCGAACAGGCAGGAATCGCAgtgcgcacgacgtattcttcggtattatcTGAAGTTGGACGCCACGAAGCTGTATCTAGCctatgtaacgtcattgctgctgagccaggaagaatgggtgaccaagaacattagcttaagcccgcgaagatacgaggtaaccaagtccacacttaatcgcaacaaatggaaagcgtAGAATCGAGAGAAAGGGCGGCGAGTTTGTCGcggggtgatggttgttgtatgtaacagcgaacgagggagagaagagaGCGAAGTCATGATTTTtcctcagttcagttcagttcagtttattgtccttaaagacccccggagggggtattacataaggggtgggtttaacatatGTTCCACATTCGGTACACTTCATAaattatattcaaagtgatcaatcacacgctgtaggaatgaagacaggcaagtgatgctaacaatttcagcaggaaggccgttccagtctttagctgctcgaggaatgaacgaggcggaaaaatgagtggttcgggcacgtggccgtgcgacttgctgcggatgactggtgcggtgagagatgcgtgctgcaggaacgatgtatggcgcatgatgaagggtactgaaaaagaacttgtgatagagctcaagactagcaatgcgtcggcgattagatagtaatgttagtccggattgtgttttaagtgcggaaatactgacatcatatgaatattgtgagtgaatgaacctagtagcgcggttctgaacagattcaagtgaggtgataagatatgtttggtgcgggctccagatggcagatgcatattcaagttttgcccgaacaagggacttgtaggcaagcagttttacgttttgaggtgcctggcggagattacgttttaaaaaacctagtgttttattagcagatgatatgatgttagaaatatgtttatgccaggatagatcattgcatacagtgacacctagatatttataggactctgctagttcgagaggcatgcttctaatttggtagggaaataccaggggattactgctacgagtgaaaggcataactttacatttttgtacatttagtttcattaaccaatcgtcacaccatgttagtatgttggtgaggtctttctgcagggctgtttgattgctggtgttacgtacagctcgataaatgacacaattatcggcgaacattcggatattacaggacacatgtgaaggtaagtcattaatatatattaaatataatagggggccaagaaccgatccttgagggacgcctgacgTGACTGGAACAGGGTTAGATAGGTGATTATTTATAATGACAGATTGGGAGCGGTTGCTAAGAAATTCAATGATCCAATTCAAAACATTAGGATGCAAATTAAGTCTTGTAAGTTTCAATATTAGACGTTGATGAGGAACTTTATCGaaggccttagagaaatccaggaaaattgcgtcagtctgtatgttactgtcaaggttagtgtgaacatcgtgcaggaaaatggccagctgtgtttcacaggagaaacctttgcggaatccgtgctgggcgggatggaaaaagtgattcaagtcaagaaaattcatgataagagagtagatgacatgttccatgattttgcaggggacgcttgttagggagatggggcggtagttaagaggcgagtttctgttacctgatttgtgaactggaacgaccttcccaattttccagtcatctggaatgaaACCTGAAGAAAGAGACTGGGCAAATATCAAGGACAAATAGGCTGCAGAAATAAGCTTcgtgttttttaaaatttttgggttAATCTCGTCTATGCCGGAAGATGATGAACACTTGATTTTGTCAATGATCGCACAAATACCGTCTGCATTGAAAGCAATGGCTGGCATTGACGAGTTCATACTAAGCGATGATGAAATGGGAGGCGCATTAGATTCGTTAGTGAACACAGAAGCAAAGGCCGAATTGAACACTTCGGCGCAATCGGAATCATTAATAATTTCGTTCGATTCGTTAGTTATCTTAATAGTGCGCGTTTCGCTATCGTTTATAACTCTCCAAAATTGCCTCGGGTTATTGATTAATAGGTTTGGTAGATCATTGTGATAAAATGAGTGTTTAGCGTGACGCAGTGCGTCGACGTAGCTCTGTTCGGCTTCATAATATTTATCCCATGCGCATGGGCGTCCTCTCTGTTTGGCGGCGCGATacagacgcttctttttgttttctaggcGTTTTAAGGCCTTTGTGAACCATGGTTTTTGCTGACAAGAACGAAAGGTGACTTTAGGAATGAATTTAAGTGCAAGATCACTTAGTTTGTTTTTGAAGCGCGTCCAATTGCTGTTAACGGAATGGTCTTGAAAAGTTGATTCGAATATAGGAAAGAATGTATTCATAGCTTCAGTTATAGCTCCGTAATTTCCTTTGTCGTATAGACATATTGTTTTCTTAAAGGTATCCCGTGTCAACAAATTGAACGAAAAAGTGGCATGGATGACTTTGTGATCACTGATCTCAGGTAAATAAGAAATGGATGAAAGGCTGTCAGGGTGGTCGGTTAGTATGAGATCGAGGACGTTAGCAGTTTGCTGCGAAATCCGGGTTGGTTCAGTTACTAGCTGGGAAAGATTAAAGTTGAGGCAGAAATCGACAAAATTTTTGGCCTCTGTGTGTCCGGATACCGAGAATGATTGTATGGTACGCCAGTCTATTTGTGGGAAGTTAAAGTCACCGAAgagcaggatttgcgcgtttcgGTGGGTGGTTACCAGTTCGCTTATGACGTTGTTAAGTTGATGGCAGAAGTCAGAAGTATCACTGGGCGGTCTGTAGCAGATACCAAGCAGCACTTTTTTTGGAGAGGTATGCATTATGACCCATAACATCTCGAGATCTGATGTGACGTTAATTAGCGAGCATGGCAACTGCTCACGAACAGCGACTGGCACACCACCACCACTGGTTCCTGCGCGGTCGTTCCGATAGAGGCAGAAACCGGGCAGGTCGGCTAGAACTTCGCTATCAGCAACGGCGCTGCTCAGCCATGTCTCAGTTAGTAATAGTATGTTGCTACCGGTAGATGAAACTATGTTCGACACCAATTCACGCTTTGGGAGGAAACTGCGCACGTTCGTGTATATTATAGAAAGCGAAGCGCTATCTCTGGAGCAAGTCGGTGTTGTGTTATTTTTCTGTTTGGGGTGATGTAGCTGCTATGACAACTCTTTGACACTACTCGAGGCGGCATCAAAGGTGTATTTTCTGGAACCGATGAACAAAGTCTTAAAGCGGAGTGAAAACGGGGCGCCTTTACCTTTTGCGAAAGCAACGAGATGTTTTCGGGCATTTCGTACTGATCGCGAAAAGTCCTCGCTAATACTGTAGTCAGTGCCCTTAAGCTTTCGGCCACTCGAAAGGATGTTAACTTTGGTTTTATGGAAAGTAAATTTTGCTGTCAGGGGGCGAGAGTGATTGGCAGAGTGACGACCGATGCGATGtgcacgttctatttcttttggGTCGATGGTTAGTTGCAACCTATCGCGGCAAAGTTCCACAATCAACCTTTCGgagtcggcagtggtttccgagCTGGAAGGGTCAGGAATGCCGTAAAAAATTAAGTTGTCCCGCCGTGAGCGATTTTCAGCATCGTCGATACGTGCTTCGAGCTCGGAAATGCGAAAAATAGACTGTTCAGTCGTGGTGCGCATTGCATCCACTTCGTTCCGAATGGGCAAAAGCGTCTGGTAGTGACTCTCAAGATCATTCATTCGTTTGCTTAGATAAGTAATTGCTTTATCGGTAGAAGTAAGTTGCGACTTAAGACCATGGATTTCAGTGATCAGCTGGTTCTGACCGGCGGTTAGTTTTCGCAATTCGGTTAGTAGGTTTTCAGGAATGTTAGGACCCGGGTTGGTTTCCACATCACCGGCCAAATTCAGCAAGGCATGAATAATAAGAGCACATTCGACAGCAATGGCGGCACAGCAGTGCGGGCTCGGCAACTGCATCAGGAAATAATTGCTAGATTTTTTAGCAAAGAGAGCGTATGGTTGACTAACCTGCATTGCAAAAGCAAAAGGTTTAGCGAGctgtgcagatgcgcagtcgccgAGCCCACAAAGCTGTGTTGACGGCCGCCCACAGTTTATATCTGGTGACTGCgttgctgttgctgatgatgGGGATTGCCATCCTCGACTGAGGACCACCGGCCGCCACTTCTTCTGCTGGATGTCCGGGTATGAAGCATCGCTGGTACGGAAAACCTGGATGTTGGCTGGCTCGTTTCCTTGGCAGTCAACCACGTGCCTCGACGAAGCTGATGTAGCAGGAGCGGTTATCGTAGGCAGCAGGAAATGCACAGTAGCGAAGGTGACGATCTGCATTGCAAAAGCAAAAGGTTTAGCGAGctgtgcagatgcgcagtcgccgAGCCCACAAAGCTGTGTTGACGGCCGCCCACAGTTTATATCTGGTGACTGCgttgctgttgctgatgatgGGGATTGCCATCCTCGACTGAGGACCACCGGCCGCCACTTCTTCTGCTGGATGTCCGGGTATGAAGCATCGCTGGTACGGAAAACCTGGATGTTGGCTGGCTCGTTTCCTTGGCAGTCGACCACGCGCCTCGACGAAGCTGATGTAGCAGGAGCGGTTATCGTAGGCAGCAGGAAATGCACAGTAGCGAAGGTGACGATCTGCATTGCAAAAGCAAAAGGTTTAGCCAGctgtgcagatgcgcagtcgccgAGCCCACCTTTGCGGCACCTGTcccgaaaccggccgccaggtgcctggagtTGCTGGGCTGGTTGACGCTAAAGCCCCTAAgttgacgctcgcgcgataaccttcaaatcacGCTCGACTGTACACTCTACACACAAGCAACGTAAGCACAATCACACAAGTGACGTTGAAGGACGCGCGGTCGAATTTCTCCATGGGTGAACGATCACGCCGAGAACGAACAGGCCACGGCGTCGACAAACAACGCAAGCAGCGTTGAAGAACGCGCGGTCACCGCTGGGCGCGAGTCAGAGCGGTAGAATTAGCCACGACCTACTACAGGTTTTCCCTCTCAATTTAGTCgaagtgccagtcaatttaatccgagcgccagtcaatttaatccaagtgccagtcaatttaatccgagcgccactcaatttaatccgagtgccactcaatttaatccaaacgccactcaatttaatccgaacgccagccgaaataatccaaacgccagtgaatttaatccagacacaacggaattcaagaacctttggatttcaagatttccgaaaatttgtgaacatattatgagttaacaccttgaaaatgaaagagcgaggtggtagaccagtagctat is a window from the Dermacentor albipictus isolate Rhodes 1998 colony chromosome 6, USDA_Dalb.pri_finalv2, whole genome shotgun sequence genome containing:
- the LOC135905045 gene encoding uncharacterized protein; the encoded protein is MQVSQPYALFAKKSSNYFLMQLPSPHCCAAIAVECALIIHALLNLAGDVETNPGPNIPENLLTELRKLTAGQNQLITEIHGLKSQLTSTDKAITYLSKRMNDLESHYQTLLPIRNEVDAMRTTTEQSIFRISELEARIDDAENRSRRDNLIFYGIPDPSSSETTADSERLIVELCRDRLQLTIDPKEIERAHRIGRHSANHSRPLTAKFTFHKTKVNILSSGRKLKGTDYSISEDFSRSVRNARKHLVAFAKGKGAPFSLRFKTLFIGSRKYTFDAASSSVKELS